One Sulfoacidibacillus ferrooxidans DNA window includes the following coding sequences:
- the pdhA gene encoding pyruvate dehydrogenase (acetyl-transferring) E1 component subunit alpha, with protein MSIDSVAPSQKELQVPVDVLLHMYELMWTIRHMDRRAVALQRQGRLGTYAPLEGQEAAQVGSALALRPQDFIFPSYREHGVAYIHGMPLKRILLYWNGRYDGCIPPDGVNLFPVSVPIATQIPHATGAALAAKLRKVDQIAVSYFGDGATSEGDFHEAMNFASVAELPMVFFCQNNGYAISVPLRKQMKVQQIAQKAAAYGMEGVTVDGNDVVEVYLAMRAAVEKAARGDGPTLVEAVTYRIGSHTTADDASRYREASEVEMWKGRDPIARLEKLLNEHKLLTDAVAHDIQKRAEQVVADAMAEMQSEPPATLDQLFDHVYQDMPQELAMQKKAAVLRQTKGVDGRG; from the coding sequence ATGAGCATCGATTCCGTTGCGCCATCACAAAAAGAATTGCAAGTGCCAGTGGATGTGCTTTTGCACATGTATGAACTTATGTGGACGATACGGCACATGGATCGACGCGCAGTTGCTTTGCAACGGCAGGGGCGTCTTGGTACTTATGCACCTCTTGAGGGACAAGAGGCAGCTCAAGTTGGTAGCGCACTTGCACTTCGACCACAGGATTTCATCTTCCCATCGTATCGAGAACACGGTGTGGCATATATTCATGGGATGCCATTAAAGCGCATTTTATTATATTGGAATGGGCGTTACGATGGATGTATCCCACCGGATGGTGTCAATTTGTTTCCCGTTTCAGTGCCTATTGCAACGCAAATTCCCCACGCAACAGGAGCGGCACTTGCTGCTAAGTTGCGTAAAGTGGACCAGATTGCTGTGTCTTATTTTGGGGATGGAGCTACGTCTGAAGGGGATTTTCATGAAGCGATGAATTTTGCTTCTGTAGCAGAGTTACCTATGGTGTTTTTTTGTCAAAACAACGGATATGCGATCAGTGTCCCGCTTCGCAAGCAAATGAAGGTACAACAAATTGCACAAAAGGCAGCAGCATATGGGATGGAAGGTGTAACGGTTGACGGTAATGATGTTGTAGAAGTCTATCTGGCGATGCGTGCTGCTGTGGAAAAAGCGGCACGTGGTGACGGACCGACTCTTGTTGAGGCAGTTACTTATCGCATAGGTTCTCATACGACAGCAGATGATGCTAGTCGTTATCGTGAGGCAAGTGAAGTAGAAATGTGGAAGGGGCGCGATCCGATTGCGCGCTTGGAAAAGCTGTTGAATGAACATAAACTCCTTACTGATGCTGTGGCACATGACATTCAAAAACGAGCAGAACAAGTTGTTGCAGACGCCATGGCTGAGATGCAAAGTGAGCCCCCGGCAACGTTAGATCAGTTATTTGACCATGTCTATCAAGACATGCCACAAGAATTAGCGATGCAAAAGAAAGCTGCTGTTTTGCGACAGACAAAGGGAGTGGATGGACGTGGCTAA
- a CDS encoding dihydrolipoamide acetyltransferase family protein, whose translation MSDTFCLSDVGEGIHEAEIVRWLVDVGDQVEAFQPLLEVQTDKAIVELSSPHQGKIVERCGDVGMIVHVGDMLVRYEAGTSKTQVVEVKSQALPSGQADYDEAIANDKHGTAALESSNGNASRVLAAPATRKYARQHGVDLTLIVGTGPKGRITRQDVQHAQTTPHVADVHAADRVLEQNILTEQQTHESPESTPDVLRVPLRGLRRAIADHMVKAAFTAPHVSAFDDCDVTELVALRKRLLVQMRKVDPQARLTYLPFFIKAVIAALKAFPECNAHMDEEKQELVIYKEPHIGVAVDTDDGLLVPVLKKPEGLTLSRMQSDLNGLIDRARTRKSSANELKGSTFTITNVGAIGGTYATPILNYPEVAILGMHKMEQRAVVRDGHIVIRDMMTMSMSFDHRVIDGAKGVRFMNEVKKWIESPELLTLY comes from the coding sequence ATGAGTGATACCTTTTGCTTGTCAGATGTTGGCGAAGGCATACATGAGGCAGAGATTGTAAGATGGCTGGTAGACGTTGGAGATCAAGTGGAAGCTTTTCAACCTTTACTTGAGGTACAGACGGATAAAGCAATTGTGGAACTATCATCTCCTCATCAAGGGAAGATTGTGGAGCGTTGTGGTGACGTGGGCATGATCGTGCACGTAGGCGATATGTTGGTACGCTATGAGGCAGGGACAAGTAAGACCCAGGTGGTTGAAGTCAAATCGCAGGCATTGCCAAGTGGACAGGCAGATTATGATGAAGCGATAGCCAATGACAAACATGGAACGGCCGCACTTGAATCGTCCAATGGAAATGCTAGTCGAGTATTAGCTGCCCCAGCTACGCGCAAATATGCGCGTCAACATGGGGTGGATTTGACGCTGATCGTTGGAACTGGGCCAAAGGGTAGAATTACAAGACAAGATGTACAACACGCGCAAACTACCCCTCATGTAGCTGATGTCCATGCAGCGGATCGTGTGCTAGAGCAAAACATACTAACCGAGCAACAAACACATGAATCGCCAGAGAGTACTCCCGATGTTTTACGTGTACCATTGCGTGGATTGCGTAGAGCCATTGCAGATCACATGGTAAAGGCCGCATTCACGGCTCCTCACGTCAGTGCATTTGACGATTGCGATGTGACTGAGCTAGTCGCATTGCGCAAGCGATTGCTTGTCCAAATGCGAAAGGTAGATCCTCAGGCGAGATTGACATACTTACCATTTTTCATTAAGGCAGTCATTGCTGCACTTAAGGCTTTCCCTGAATGTAACGCACATATGGATGAGGAAAAACAGGAATTAGTGATTTATAAAGAGCCGCATATTGGAGTGGCAGTCGATACAGATGATGGGCTACTCGTCCCGGTTCTCAAAAAGCCTGAGGGATTGACACTTTCTCGCATGCAAAGTGATCTAAACGGGCTCATTGACCGCGCCCGCACTCGAAAATCTTCAGCCAATGAGCTAAAGGGTAGTACATTTACCATTACCAATGTGGGAGCAATCGGTGGAACGTATGCGACTCCTATTTTGAATTATCCTGAGGTGGCTATTTTGGGGATGCATAAAATGGAGCAGCGAGCTGTTGTTCGCGATGGACACATTGTGATTCGGGACATGATGACGATGTCCATGTCCTTCGATCATCGTGTAATTGATGGTGCAAAAGGTGTGCGCTTTATGAATGAAGTCAAGAAATGGATTGAGTCTCCTGAATTATTGACACTGTATTGA
- a CDS encoding alpha-ketoacid dehydrogenase subunit beta — MDVANTTIVGAITDALRIALQQDERVMILGEDVGTNGGVFRATEGLQDEFGEARVMDTPLAESAIIGASVGLAVNGMIPIAEIQFLAFIYPAYEQLVSHVSRIRMRSQGRFTAPLVVRAPYGGGIRAPELHCDSPEVIFAHVPGLKVVVPSTPYDAKGLLLAAIADPDPVLFFEPMRIYRSFREEVPEEYYTVPIGKARIVQSGTDCSLFAWGAMVPVAMQGAELVSKQHGLSIEVIDLRTLSPLDREAIAASVIKTGRAVVLHEAPRNAGFGAEIVATINDLALDALMAPVVRVTGYDTPYPLFALEDAYMPDALRVMEGIMQAIQYEIGARL, encoded by the coding sequence ATGGACGTGGCTAATACGACCATCGTTGGAGCGATCACAGATGCTTTGCGAATTGCCCTGCAACAAGATGAACGCGTGATGATTCTTGGCGAAGACGTGGGTACGAATGGTGGCGTTTTTCGTGCTACGGAAGGACTGCAGGATGAGTTTGGCGAAGCGCGAGTCATGGATACACCTCTTGCTGAATCAGCGATTATCGGTGCTTCCGTTGGACTTGCTGTCAATGGGATGATTCCCATTGCGGAGATTCAGTTTTTAGCGTTTATTTATCCTGCTTATGAACAATTGGTTTCTCATGTCTCGCGAATACGCATGCGTTCACAAGGTCGCTTTACTGCACCACTTGTTGTTCGCGCACCATATGGTGGAGGAATCAGAGCACCAGAACTGCATTGTGACAGTCCAGAAGTTATCTTTGCTCACGTTCCTGGTCTTAAAGTGGTTGTACCTTCTACACCGTACGATGCAAAAGGGTTACTTTTAGCAGCTATTGCAGATCCAGATCCCGTGTTATTTTTTGAGCCGATGCGGATCTATCGCTCTTTTCGCGAGGAGGTTCCGGAAGAGTATTACACGGTGCCGATTGGCAAAGCAAGGATTGTGCAAAGTGGGACAGACTGTTCGTTATTTGCATGGGGGGCTATGGTTCCAGTTGCGATGCAAGGAGCGGAGCTGGTGAGTAAACAACACGGACTCTCCATAGAAGTGATTGATTTGCGGACATTATCACCACTTGATCGAGAGGCAATTGCAGCGAGTGTCATCAAGACAGGGAGGGCTGTGGTTCTCCATGAAGCACCTAGAAATGCGGGTTTTGGAGCGGAAATTGTGGCTACTATAAACGATCTTGCACTGGATGCTTTGATGGCACCTGTTGTGAGGGTGACTGGATATGATACACCTTACCCTTTATTTGCTTTAGAAGATGCGTATATGCCGGATGCATTGCGCGTGATGGAAGGCATTATGCAGGCGATACAGTATGAAATCGGCGCAAGGCTATAG